The sequence AGGACGAAGGTGGCCTCACCGCGCAGGTGGGTGCCTCCGGTCTGCCGGGTGACGAGCAGGGCCAGGTCGACGAACTGGCGGCCGGCCTCCTCGCGCAGCGCGGTGACGGTGGCGGTGTAGGTCAGCACGTCGCCCGGCCAGGCCTGCTCGCGGAACTGGACCGTGAAGCGGCGCAGGTTCGCCGCGCCGAGCCAGTCGGTCACGTAGGTGCCGAGGATGCCGGCCTGCAGCATGCCGACCGCGAACACCGTCGGGAAGCCGGCGGCGCGGGCGAACTCCTCGTCGTGGTGGATCGGGTTCAGGTCGCCCGAGGCGCCCTGGTAGCGGACGAAGTCGGTGCGGGTCAGCGGGCTGTCGACGAACGGCGCCGGCCCGGCTCCGACGGCGAGGTCCGCGTGCGCTAAGTCCGCGTGCGCTAAGTCGGTGTGCGCCCGGGCGTGCGGGTTCGCGGTGGCGGCGGCCGGCGTCATCGGTCGGTCTCCTGGCCGGCCAGGGCCGGCGGCTGGCCGGTGACGATGAAGGTCTTCCGCAGGTCGGCGACGGGGCGGCCGTCCGGGGTGCGGAACTCGTGGACGACCTCGATGAACCGCATCGAGCCGCCGCGCCGGCCCTCCTTGACGTAGTCGGCGGCGATCCGGGCCCGGGCGACCAGCCGGGTGCCGGCGCGCGGCGGCTCGCCGTGGAAGACGAACTCCTGGCCGCCGTCCAGCACCCGGCCGAGCTCGATGTCCTTGCCGCCGTCGACCTCGTCCCAGGGGAAGCCTGCGCCGGAGGACCAGAGGGCGGACGTCGCGAGGAAGGTGGCGGGGGAGACCGGCCGGTCGGCCGCCAGATAGTCGGGATTGCTCGACTTGGTCGCTCGGGCGAACTCGCGGATCTTGCCGAGTTCGACCTCCATCGTGTATCCGGGGCCGGGCATGCAGGGCTCCTTCCCGCGCCGCGCGGTGCCCGGCTGCCGGGTCGCGGCCAGGCCGGGTGGGGGCGCGAGGGCGATCCGACGGGCCGTGGGTGGTCGGGACCCGTCAGGTTGGTGACCGACTGGTCGGTCGGGGTCGAGTCATGCCAGGCTGCCATGGAGTCGGCCCGAATGCACCGAGATCGCCTACGTGGTCGCGAAACCACGCGTTGACGCGGTGGACATCCGCCGTTGGCCGCGGGACGTCCGGTGCCAGGCGCGGGTGGCGCGAGTCACGAAGCGTCGGACCAGGCCAGACGCCCCAACGCCCGGCCGACACGCCGAACGATGGTCACAGAAACGAGCAATCCGCCCACGGTGCGCCGGGAGCGCCCCTAGGGTTGGCGGCGATGGAGCAACGATCGGCGGGGGAGCGGCAGCGCGTCGGGGGCCTCAACCGGCGCGGCAACGCCGTCGGCGGCGACAGTCCGGCAAGCCGGACCGATCCGGGCGGAAGGTTCGGCACCGAGGGCGTCCGCGCGATGGGCGCACGGACCGGCCCGCACTCCGTGCCGCTGGCGATGCGGTCCGACTCCGGGTCGGATCCGGCGCCCGGGCGGCACCGGTCGCCCTGGGGGCGCTCGGGCCGGATCCTGCCGATCCGGTGGGGCCGGATCGTCGTCGGCTGCCTGGTGGCCCTCGGCGTCGTCGTCGGGATCCTCGGCTTCGCGCTGGTCAGCCGGGGCGGTAACGGCGGGCGCGCCGACACGGCGAGCTCCGGCTCGACGGGCCGCCAGCCGGGCGCCAGCAACCCGGTCGCCGTCGTGGCCCCGTCGCCGGCGCAGGCCGGGGCCCCGTCCGGTGAGACCAGCGGCGTCGCCAGCCCGGCTCCCGGGGTCCAGGAGGTCCTCCCGGGCCAGCTGTCGTCCGCTCCGCCGGCACCGACGTCACCGCCCAGCGCGGCCGTCAAGGTCACCCAACCGGGCCCACGGCCCGCCGGACCGGTGCTCACCCTCGGCCGGACCAGCGTCGATCTCGGGTCCGTCGACTCGACCGACAGCGTCGACCTGACGGCCACGGGCACCACGGCCGTCGACCTCCGGATCGGCGGTGGCCTTCCGTCCTGGCTCACGGCGGTCCCGCGGACCACCCACCTCGACCCCGGCTTCCGGACCGAGCTGGTGATCACCCTGGACCGGTCGGCGGCCCCGGTCGGCCAGATCAGCGTCCCGATCAACGTGACGGTCGCGACGGGAACCGGGGGCGGCACCATCCAGGTCACCGGCGCGGTCACCGCCGGCCCGAAGATCCTCTCGGTGACCCCGCCCTCGCTGCGGCCGCAGGCCTGCGCCACCGACCAGGCACCCGCCACCGGCCCGCTGACGGTGCAGGTCCAGGACGCGATCGGCATGGCCGGGGGAACCGTCACGGTCACCACCGCCGACGGCACGACGACGCTCAGCCTCCAGCTCGCGACCTCGACGGACGACCAGTCCACCTGGACCGCGTCCCTCGGCCCGGCCCCCGCCGGCACCCTGGGCTACACCATCACCGTCAAGGACCTGAACAGCCGGACCGCGTCCCAGCAGGGCTCGTTCACCGTCGCTGCCTGCTAGCCGGGCTGCCCCGGGCGAGAGTCCCCCGGTCCCGGCGATCCCTTGATCACTGCTTGGCCCTCCGGTGGGCTCTGCTTGCCCGTTCGGGCCTTGAGGCTGGGCGAGTCCTTACCTGCGCCGGGCGGTTTCCGGCGGAGAACAGTCAACCATTCAGACCGTATGTTGTGGCCCTCCGGTGCGCCGTGTGGAAACGTTGACGGGAACGTCTCCGATGGCCTGGAAAAGCCGATCGAGGCTTGTCTGATTCCGCACGAGGTGCCACTATCCAAGGAGAGTGCCGCCTGGTACCCCCCGAGCCAGGCGGCACTCTCATGCCCGGACAAGTCCCTGTCGCCCAACGCTTCTCGTGCCGTGGGCCGGCGCCGACGATGGCCGGCCGCGCCCCAGTCGGGGGCCGGTCACGACATGACGCGAACGCCGGCTGGCGCCGGATTCGGGCCTCGGAGGTTATTGCCCCGGCAACGAATTCCGGTCAATTCGAGGTTCGATTGGACCTCTTTCCCCGTGGATCGTCCGTGCCGCCCGCACGGGCGGACGACGGTCCTGTCGCGTCGGCGACGACAGCCTGCGCGTCGTCCTCGCCGGCCGTGCTGCTCCGCAGGCCGTGGTCCGCATGGCGGCCCGCTCCCGGTCGCGCGGGCCCGGTCCGAGTGATGGCACCGGTAACCAGGTGTGGCGCGAGGCGACCAGGCGCCGCGACCGCGGGACATCAACGACCCCACCCGGCCCCACCAGGTCGGCCAGCCCCTCGCCGGCCACACCGACGTCCTGTGGTGGGTGGGTTGCTGCTACTCGGGAGTGGGACAACTGCCTGGAACTACTGGCCCCGCTAGGCGGGTACCGGGGTCCGATTTGTATCCCCGGTACTAGGCTTTGTGGGCATGGCCTCCGTGTCTTTGTCCAAGGGCGGCAATGTCTCGCTGAGCAAGGCCGCACCGAACCTGACCGCAGTCACCGTCGGCCTGGGCTGGCAGGTGCGCCAGACGTCGGGGGCGGCGTATGACCTCGACGCCTCCGCGATCGTGCTGGACGACCGAGGCCGGGTGCTGTCCGACCAGTACTTCGTCTTCTTCAACAACCTGATCAGCCCGGACGGCAGTGTGCAGCATCTGGGCGACAACCTGGTCGGCGGCGGCGGGGGCGACGACGAGCAGATCACCATCGACCTGCGCACCCTGAACGCGCAGGCCGCGAAGGTCGTGTTCGCCGTGTCGATCTACGAGGCCGACGTGCGGCGCCAGACCTTCGGCCAGGTGCGGGACGCGTTCATCCGCGTCAGCGACTCCGCGTCGGGCCTGGAGATCGCCCGGTACGACCTCACCGAGGACGCGTCGACGGAGACCGCGATGCTGTTCGGCGAGTTGTACCGGTACGGCGGCGAGTGGAAGTTCCGCGCGGTCGGCCAGGGCTACGCCTCCGGCCTGCGTGGCATCGCGGTCGACTTCGGCGTCAACGTCGCCTGAGCCCGGGCGGCTCGGGCTGGCCGACGCGCGCCGCCCGGCAGCGGGCCGGCCCGCCCGGCAGCCATGGCCGCGTGACGGCCAAGCTGCCTGACGAGCGTGGGCCGTCCGACGGTCCGGGCTGCCCGAAGGCCGGCGCCGTCCGAAGAGTTCGGTCTCCCTGACGACCCCCATGTTTTGCCGGGCCGCCTGATTACCGGTTCTTTACTGTCCATTCTCTGACGGCTTCTTTGCCGAAAACGGGAAAGTCGTTCGGCGAAATCGCCGGTAGCGTCCAGTCCGACAGAAAGCCGGGTGGTCCTCGGTGGCCGCGCGGCCGGTGACGGTCCCGCTCGCACGGGGCCGGCCGGGTGGATTGGGGAGCTCCCGTGGCGGACAAGGTGGCGCCGACGGAGGTGGCGCGGGCGGCGGAGGCCCGCGGCCTCGGCCGGCTGGAGAGCTGGCACACGCCGGGCTGGTCGGCGGTCGTCCCGCCCGTCCTGGGTGCCGGCATGATCGTGTTCGGCGTCGTGCTGTGCGTCGCCGACCTGACGGTGCTGGCGACGGTGCTCGGGGTGCTGTTCGTGGGCGCCGGCGGCGTCCTGATCCATGTGGGCGTGAAGGCCGTCGAGTGGACCTACGTCCACGAGGGCGGCCTGGTCGCCCGGTCGCTGACGAGGCGCACACCCCTGGCGTTTGCCTGGTCGGACGTCGTCCATCTCGGCAGTTCCTGGACGAAGCGGTATGTGAACGGTTCCTATACCGGAATGTATGGCAACTACGTCTTTCACCTGCCGCAGGGCCGCCGGATTTCACTGACGTTCAACGCGGCCCCGCGTGACGTCGACAAGCTTCCGCGGCACATCGAGGGCAGGATCGCCCTTCAGCAGCTTCCGAGCAGGGTCGCCTGGCTGCGCGCCGGGCAGGATGTCGATTTCGGCGCCTTCACGCTGGGCCCGGCGGGGATCAGCGCCGACGGCCGGAACCTGACCTGGCCCGGCATCGCCGCCGCCGACGTCACGAAGGGCGTGCTGACCATCACCGCTCGGTCGGGCGGGACGCTGCTGGCGAGACCGGTGAAGAAGGTGCTCGACTTCCAGGTCTTCTTCTGGCTGTTCGAGCGGGTCGTCGGCCAGCCCAGCTGGCAGCACGCGCTGGCCCAGCTGGAGGCGACTCGCGAGGCGTCGTGACCAGGACCGGCCCTCGCCGCGCCCGACGAGCCGGGCCGCGGACGCGGGGCCCGGGGGTTGCCGCTCCGTGCC is a genomic window of Pseudofrankia inefficax containing:
- a CDS encoding MaoC/PaaZ C-terminal domain-containing protein; the protein is MTPAAATANPHARAHTDLAHADLAHADLAVGAGPAPFVDSPLTRTDFVRYQGASGDLNPIHHDEEFARAAGFPTVFAVGMLQAGILGTYVTDWLGAANLRRFTVQFREQAWPGDVLTYTATVTALREEAGRQFVDLALLVTRQTGGTHLRGEATFVLPA
- a CDS encoding FAS1-like dehydratase domain-containing protein: MPGPGYTMEVELGKIREFARATKSSNPDYLAADRPVSPATFLATSALWSSGAGFPWDEVDGGKDIELGRVLDGGQEFVFHGEPPRAGTRLVARARIAADYVKEGRRGGSMRFIEVVHEFRTPDGRPVADLRKTFIVTGQPPALAGQETDR
- a CDS encoding TerD family protein, coding for MASVSLSKGGNVSLSKAAPNLTAVTVGLGWQVRQTSGAAYDLDASAIVLDDRGRVLSDQYFVFFNNLISPDGSVQHLGDNLVGGGGGDDEQITIDLRTLNAQAAKVVFAVSIYEADVRRQTFGQVRDAFIRVSDSASGLEIARYDLTEDASTETAMLFGELYRYGGEWKFRAVGQGYASGLRGIAVDFGVNVA
- a CDS encoding DUF6585 family protein, with product MADKVAPTEVARAAEARGLGRLESWHTPGWSAVVPPVLGAGMIVFGVVLCVADLTVLATVLGVLFVGAGGVLIHVGVKAVEWTYVHEGGLVARSLTRRTPLAFAWSDVVHLGSSWTKRYVNGSYTGMYGNYVFHLPQGRRISLTFNAAPRDVDKLPRHIEGRIALQQLPSRVAWLRAGQDVDFGAFTLGPAGISADGRNLTWPGIAAADVTKGVLTITARSGGTLLARPVKKVLDFQVFFWLFERVVGQPSWQHALAQLEATREAS